In one window of Ovis aries strain OAR_USU_Benz2616 breed Rambouillet chromosome 3, ARS-UI_Ramb_v3.0, whole genome shotgun sequence DNA:
- the PPP1R26 gene encoding protein phosphatase 1 regulatory subunit 26, protein MFLMNAPPVLALRSAWEAFGPPGSCRFPRCFSEPREGSSRAAASAQVQMAISRLQGDKAALGMSGEHARPGSQRAERGRGALLAASPAFAACGLAVGLDPKREEEASSLGPLVPDSDSDDSVDRDIEEAIQEYLRAKSGAAPPPAAGDAARRCRPEPPLSGAPATPCPPDPAAGPGPVRGSASPLSVSSDDSFEQSIQAEIEQFLSEKRLHETQKGGLAASRKADPSDSLARTTCRPGGEPPLRAPQQDLPGAGKELVFRKLPRSSKATALPRGLRCKVATEPPAAATAGPPAEAAPGKGGVRRGAGSTRKGRRPRSAALVHEEPDSSSDDGIEEAIRLYQREQRREARGQQGPLPTEEKGPHSLRGPWPEAHSKTPGKKKPAAPKATDLGPGSPDPEHPPRPPRETTAPVPPGSVAAESLGLDGSPRRADTSAELMCAEAILDISKTILPAPVDGGERPAPTSPLRQGPDSDTSAVDSDDSIEREIRTFLALKAQSGGPLPHTETCARPAHSPPPPSLSAPAPDTPDPSPGCRRRRSRTPCTPRRPRDTAETQDAQDAERGQGRVQPGQGRAPEAPRRESESRSQPLPFKTGGPGDELGAPDSLGAAPPGPGQTAEGRHGDRQASSEEKSSSLDSDEDLDTAIKDLLRSKRRLRKRCRDPRAGCKKRVRFSTTETQFLDKLGGFQKDWRDRSPHLLKSCLSKSRRDGRESPGRPLHVPCRETARAKADGSGPEDAPSGPSAPWTRGKAAPGGPFSRESAAREPPGATESPSSLSDESSSVDSDDSIELEIRKFLAEKAKESMSGSEIPGGGPAALGTLTGARPELPGRKALPHGPAAQPGTCTRSQRVRGAPLLGAEGPRGPGTALAPGGGSSLHPEQPCPPATLARCELAPPRSTSGPAPAKGAPAPRRNICAPRDPGPRGPDGVTGEGTFGQLPSRVEAGARAEGRGSLAQTLGSQRDGAPRAGLTLPWPDLTPQSRLQSTWVLGPEGRDVAAWRGGLGGQKEKGPGGQARGSPSLATDPRRGLPFAGFSPLLSTQLFHFGKSVPWGAKQTGLFSPGLGLPLQGPSFSAFREAQATCSPVFGSPRLLVKESSRWPCRKPRAGLGLSDRRGSGPEEGVLDLRFGRRGLDRDEEEPEALGSDASELSDTSVEEGSGPAVQGPVLQL, encoded by the coding sequence ATGTTTCTCATGAACGCGCCTCCTGTGCTGGCCCTGCGGTCCGCGTGGGAGGCCTTCGGCCCGCCCGGGAGCTGTAGGTTTCCCCGATGCTTCTCagagcccagagagggcagctCGAGAGCGGCGGCGAGCGCCCAGGTGCAGATGGCCATCAGCAGGCTTCAGGGCGACAAGGCAGCCCTGGGCATGAGTGGCGAGCATGCCCGGCCGGGAAGCCAGAGGGCAGAGAGGGGCCGGGGTGCCCTGCTGGCTGCCAGCCCCGCCTTTGCGGCCTGTGGTCTTGCTGTGGGTCTTGACCCCAAGCGGGAGGAGGAGGCCTCCAGCCTCGGGCCCCTGGTGCCAGATTCGGACAGCGACGACTCGGTGGACCGGGACATCGAGGAAGCCATCCAGGAGTACCTGAGGGCCAAGAGCGGGGCCGCCCCACCGCCTGCAGCCGGGGACGCAGCCCGTCGGTGCAGACCAGAGCCACCTCTGAGCGGCGCCCCAGCCACCCCGTGTCCCCCAGACCCTGCAGCTGGCCCCGGCCCTGTCCGGGGCTCCGCCTCCCCGCTCAGCGTGAGCAGCGATGACTCCTTCGAGCAGAGCATCCAGGCGGAGATCGAACAGTTCCTGAGCGAGAAGAGGCTGCACGAGACCCAGAAAGGTGGCCTCGCTGCCAGCAGAAAGGCAGACCCCAGTGACAGCCTGGCCAGAACCACCTGCAGGCCTGGCGGAGAGCCGCCACTGAGGGCACCGCAGCAGGACCTGCCGGGCGCCGGCAAGGAGCTCGTCTTCCGGAAGCTGCCCAGGTCCTCGAAGGCCACCGCACTGCCCAGAGGCCTCAGGTGCAAGGTCGCCACCGAGCcacctgctgctgccactgcGGGGCCCCCTGCAGAGGCCGCGCCGGGTAAAGGTGGGGTCCGCAGGGGCGCGGGCTCCACGCGGAAGGGCAGGCGGCCACGGAGCGCCGCCCTGGTGCATGAGGAGCCTGACTCGAGCAGCGACGACGGCATCGAGGAGGCCATCCGGCTATACCAGCGGGAGCAGCGGAGGGAGGCCCGGGGCCAGCAGGGGCCCCTGCCCACGGAGGAGAAGGGGCCCCACAGCCTGAGGGGGCCCTGGCCCGAGGCCCACAGCAAAACCCCCGGCAAGAAGAAGCCAGCGGCCCCCAAGGCTACGGACCTCGGCCCGGGCAGCCCAGACCCTGAGCACCCGCCCAGGCCCCCCAGGGAAACCACGGCTCCCGTGCCTCCGGGGAGCGTGGCTGCTGAGAGCCTGGGCCTGGACGGGTCCCCACGCCGGGCAGACACGTCTGCCGAGCTGATGTGTGCCGAGGCCATCCTGGACATCTCCAAGACCATCCTGCCAGCCCCCGTGGACGGTGGGGAAAGGCCCGCACCCACCAGCCCGCTGCGCCAGGGCCCCGACAGCGACACCAGCGCCGTGGACAGTGATGACAGCATCGAGCGGGAGATCCGGACGTTCCTGGCCCTGAAGGCGCAGTCGGGGGGCCCGCTGCCCCACACGGAGACCTGCGCCCGGCCCGCCCACAGCCCGCCACCGCCCAGCCTCAGCGCCCCAGCCCCTGACACTCCAGACCCGTCCCCAGGCTGCAGGAGGAGGCGCAGCAGGACGCCCTGCACGCCCAGGCGGCCCAGGGACACGGCCGAGACGCAGGATGCCCAGGACGCCGAGCGCGGCCAGGGCCGGGTGCAGCCTGGCCAGGGGCGAGCCCCCGAGGCCCCCAGGAGGGAGAGCGAGAGCCGAAGCCAGCCTCTCCCCTTCAAGACGGGCGGGCCGGGCGATGAGCTCGGGGCCCCGGACTCACTGGGAGCCGCACCACCTGGCCCCGGGCAGACGGCCGAGGGGAGGCACGGGGACAGACAGGCGAGCTCCGAGGAGAAGAGCAGCTCGCTGGATAGCGACGAGGACCTGGACACGGCCATCAAGGACCTGCTGCGCTCCAAGCGGCGGCTCCGGAAGCGGTGCAGGGACCCCCGGGCTGGCTGCAAGAAGAGGGTCCGTTTTAGCACCACGGAGACACAGTTCCTGGACAAACTGGGGGGCTTCCAGAAAGACTGGAGAGACCGAAGCCCCCATCTGCTGAAAAGCTGTCTCTCCAAGTCCAGAAGGGACGGCAGGGAGAGCCCGGGGAGACCCCTGCACGTCCCCTGCCGGGAAACAGCAAGGGCGAAGGCGGACGGCTCAGGGCCAGAGGACGCGCCCTCGGGCCCCTCAGCACCCTGGACCCGGGGCAAGGCTGCGCCCGGTGGCCCGTTCTCCAGGGAGTCGGCAGCCCGCGAGCCTCCTGGTGCCACCGAAAGCCCCAGCTCCCTGTCTGATGAGAGCAGCTCCGTGGACAGCGACGACAGCATCGAGCTGGAGATCAGGAAGTTTTTGGCCGAAAAGGCCAAGGAGTCCATGAGCGGATCAGAAATTCCAGGAGGGGGCCCAGCCGCCCTGGGAACACTGACTGGGGCCAGGCCAGAGCTCCCGGGCAGGAAAGCATTGCCCCATGGCCCTGCTGCCCAGCCTGGCACGTGCACGAGGAGCCAGAGGGTCAGGGGGGCCCCGCTGCTGGGGGCCGAGGGACCCCGGGGGCCAGGAACAGCCCTTGCTCCAGGCGGGGGGAGCAGCCTGCACCCTGAGCAGCCCTGTCCCCCGGCCACCTTGGCCCGGTGCGAGTTGGCGCCACCCAGAAGCACCAGCGGGCCTGCCCCTGCCAAAGGGGCGCCGGCTCCAAGGAGAAACATCTGTGCCCCCAGAGACCCGGGCCCCAGGGGGCCCGACGGGGTTACAGGGGAGGGCACGTTCGGCCAGCTCCCTAGCCGCGTAGAGGCTGGCGCCCGGGCAGAGGGCCGAGGCTCGCTGGCACAGACCCTGGGCTCCCAGCGGGACGGGGCACCCCGGGCCGGCCTCACCCTCCCCTGGCCTGACCTCACCCCCCAGAGCCGGCTGCAGAGCACCTGGGTACTGGGCCCGGAAGGCAGGGACGTGGCTGCGTGGAGAGGGGGCCTTGGCggccagaaggagaaggggccaggGGGCCAGGCCCGGGGCTCACCCAGCCTCGCCACAGACCCCCGGAGGGGCCTGCCCTTTGCCGGCTTCTCGCCGCTGCTCTCCACGCAGCTATTCCATTTCGGGAAGAGCGTGCCTTGGGGCGCCAAGCAGACCGGCCTCTTCAGCCCTGGTCTGGGCCTGCCGCTGCAGGGCCCGTCCTTCTCGGCCTTCCGGGAGGCCCAGGCCACCTGCAGCCCGGTGTTTGGAAGCCCGCGCCTGCTGGTGAAGGAAAGCAGCCGCTGGCCTTGTAGGAAGCCCCGGGCAGGGCTCGGCCTGTCCGACAGGAGGGGCTCGGGGCCAGAAGAGGGTGTCCTGGACCTGCGGTTTGGGCGCAGGGGGCTGGACAGAGACGAGGAGGAGCCGGAGGCCTTGGGCAGCGACGCCAGCGAGCTCAGCGACACGTCGGTGGAGGAGGGCAGCGGGCCCGCGGTCCAGGGCCCAGTGCTGCAGCTGTGA